The sequence CGATCTGTCCGGCTACTCCCTCCTTGACGAAGATGTGGTGGCTCCCACGAGTCCGCTCTGCGAAGCCGAGACGCCTGAGCAAGCCGCAAAGGTCTGCGAACCGGATGCTGGCATCCGAGTTGGCTCTGAGCATCCTAATGGGGGTCCACCACTTCTTCTGGTGTTTCTGGGAGGGTGTGGTGATTGG is a genomic window of bacterium containing:
- a CDS encoding type II toxin-antitoxin system HicA family toxin; translated protein: MLRANSDASIRFADLCGLLRRLGFAERTRGSHHIFVKEGVAGQIVLQRDSGKAKPYQVRQVRHIILTYRLELD